The Candidatus Methanomethylicota archaeon genomic interval CTTCATTAAGGACCTCTTCCTTGAGAGAGGCCAGAAATGCCTTAGCCACATCATTTACATGAACAAAATCTCTGAACTTTCTCGGTCCCTTAACTACTAGCGGCTCATTTTTAATAGCTCTTCTTATGAAAATTGATATAACATCCTTACCACTATACGGGTCCCCTCCATACACATTAAATAATCTTAGAATTACATAGCCTATCCCATAAGAACGATTGTAAGCTTTTATTGCCTCCTCCGCTATAAGCTTATGACATCCATATATTGATTTAGGCACAGTTATTTCAGTTTCTCTTAACGGCTCATCTGCATGAAGGCCGTATACGGCAGCTGAAGATGCGAAGATTATCTTCCTCACATCTGCCTTCCTCATGGCCTCAAGAGTATTCTGAACTGATGTCACATTTAGTAAGAAACTGAAGTGAGGATTCTTTTCGCAGTATTCTATAGCAGGAAGACCAACAAGATGTATAATCATGTCGACTTCGTATTCGAAGAGGATCCTTTCTATGGATGCTAATTCCAAAATGTCCGCCCGTATCCATTTGCTCCTGTCTGTAATACTTGGTTGTATAAGATCACAAGATATTGTATCAATTCCATTTTTGACCAACGCCTTAGTAACCTCACTTCCTATGAAGCCTGAGCCACCAACTACCATGACAGTCATGTCTATATAACCACACC includes:
- a CDS encoding NAD-dependent epimerase/dehydratase family protein, with amino-acid sequence MTVMVVGGSGFIGSEVTKALVKNGIDTISCDLIQPSITDRSKWIRADILELASIERILFEYEVDMIIHLVGLPAIEYCEKNPHFSFLLNVTSVQNTLEAMRKADVRKIIFASSAAVYGLHADEPLRETEITVPKSIYGCHKLIAEEAIKAYNRSYGIGYVILRLFNVYGGDPYSGKDVISIFIRRAIKNEPLVVKGPRKFRDFVHVNDVAKAFLASLKEEVLNEVINIGTGEKTTLGDVAQYIKEYFNNVKIIEEQTADDGTGLYADISKAKSILKFEPIRPREGIRSHIAKYSQATVVR